In Flavobacterium endoglycinae, one DNA window encodes the following:
- a CDS encoding lipid A deacylase LpxR family protein, with amino-acid sequence MAKRSKNVIFAFLILTTTLTFGQGKTTEIGFITDNDLYTSSKNDMYYTNGLEIFYRFLSKNNNQKINKEITEFRIGQYLYNPRFINKEAVDINDRPFAGYLFAEVGKSFFYQSESVLKTDFQIGFVGPNSLGEDLQKGFHNMIGYKKVYGWDNQIHNALGLQAHVVYSKKMFPSKHNDFIDLHFQSEANLGTIFTGVSTGFMARFGFKKLLPIYDSNMYDASVNANAQPDIREFYFYAAPSVNYQFYDATIEGSMFNDTSPITFDLEPLRFNAEAGLKYRHNNFNISYSFIYRGRELNDPGIDTNSGYFYGSIRLGFLLR; translated from the coding sequence ATGGCAAAGAGAAGTAAAAATGTGATTTTTGCTTTTCTGATATTAACCACAACGTTGACTTTTGGACAAGGAAAAACTACTGAAATAGGTTTTATAACCGATAATGATTTATACACATCGTCTAAAAATGATATGTATTACACGAATGGACTTGAAATTTTTTACCGATTTTTAAGCAAGAACAACAACCAGAAAATAAACAAAGAAATCACCGAATTTAGAATAGGGCAGTATCTTTATAATCCACGATTTATTAATAAAGAAGCTGTTGATATAAACGACCGTCCGTTTGCTGGATATCTTTTTGCCGAAGTTGGAAAAAGCTTTTTCTACCAAAGTGAATCCGTTTTGAAGACTGATTTTCAAATTGGATTTGTAGGTCCGAATTCGCTTGGAGAAGATTTACAGAAAGGTTTTCACAACATGATTGGCTATAAAAAAGTGTACGGCTGGGATAACCAGATTCATAACGCTTTGGGATTGCAGGCGCACGTTGTCTATTCTAAAAAAATGTTTCCATCAAAACATAACGATTTTATAGATCTTCATTTTCAGTCAGAAGCAAATCTGGGAACTATTTTTACAGGAGTTTCTACAGGATTTATGGCAAGATTTGGATTTAAAAAACTGCTTCCCATATACGATTCGAATATGTACGATGCTTCGGTAAATGCCAATGCGCAACCTGATATTCGAGAATTTTATTTCTACGCAGCGCCAAGTGTCAATTATCAATTTTACGATGCTACAATCGAAGGCAGTATGTTTAACGATACAAGTCCGATTACTTTCGACTTAGAACCGCTTCGTTTTAATGCCGAAGCCGGTTTAAAATACCGACACAATAATTTCAATATTTCGTATTCTTTCATCTACCGCGGAAGAGAATTAAATGATCCAGGAATCGATACCAATTCAGGATATTTTTACGGATCAATCCGATTGGGATTTTTGTTGAGATAA
- a CDS encoding STM3941 family protein, with protein sequence MKLPKEIYLNRKTVYKRLFLHILLILFFTWGTWQLCNKSLTENYNYSKALIFMPLFLIVTIIWMVVEISKLKERKPLITLSNEGISFSGSYFSELGIVKWEDITSCFDANYGGYTESSLFILVSDNETYINKINNSAKRDQFRKLIKTHRGALLWSEVRILDCNIIELKQTIFQNIKKQ encoded by the coding sequence ATGAAACTTCCGAAAGAAATTTATTTAAATAGAAAGACAGTATACAAAAGGCTTTTTCTACACATACTATTAATCCTTTTCTTTACTTGGGGAACTTGGCAATTATGTAATAAGTCTTTGACAGAAAATTACAACTATTCGAAAGCGCTAATTTTTATGCCTCTTTTTCTAATAGTTACAATAATATGGATGGTAGTAGAAATATCGAAACTAAAAGAAAGAAAACCTCTTATTACTTTATCAAATGAAGGCATTTCTTTTTCTGGATCCTATTTTTCAGAACTTGGAATTGTAAAATGGGAAGATATAACATCATGTTTTGATGCCAATTATGGAGGTTATACTGAATCTTCTTTATTCATTCTAGTTTCTGATAACGAAACCTACATTAATAAAATAAACAATTCTGCTAAACGAGATCAGTTTCGTAAACTCATCAAAACACACAGAGGTGCCTTATTATGGTCAGAAGTCAGAATTTTAGACTGTAACATTATCGAACTTAAACAAACCATTTTTCAAAATATAAAAAAACAATAG
- a CDS encoding ArsR/SmtB family transcription factor — MGVTKTEHFTEIQNQIAVIAKALGHPARIAILEYLLKVNECICGDIVNELPLAQATVSQHLKELKLAGIIKGNISGNAICYCIDEKTIEILNTYFLNITETISKSKCC, encoded by the coding sequence ATGGGAGTTACTAAAACAGAGCATTTTACCGAAATACAAAATCAAATTGCTGTAATAGCTAAAGCTTTGGGACATCCTGCAAGAATTGCAATACTTGAATATCTGTTAAAAGTAAATGAATGTATCTGCGGTGATATTGTAAATGAACTTCCACTTGCACAAGCAACAGTTTCTCAGCATTTGAAAGAATTAAAACTAGCAGGTATCATAAAAGGAAATATCTCAGGAAATGCTATTTGTTATTGTATTGATGAGAAAACTATAGAAATATTAAATACTTACTTTTTAAATATCACAGAAACTATTTCGAAATCAAAATGTTGTTAA
- a CDS encoding DUF6428 family protein: MKLSEIKQILPELQNVEFQLENGTFVPEHFHVTEVGIIKKHFIDCGGVIREEQVVNFQLWNANDFEHRLKPAKLLHIIELSESKLGIGDFEIEVEYQSYTIGKYDLAFNGKIFVLQDKTTACLAQDSCGIPTEKMKVNLGDLKNDVSCCTPNSGCC; this comes from the coding sequence ATGAAATTATCAGAAATAAAACAGATTTTGCCAGAATTACAAAATGTTGAATTTCAATTAGAAAACGGAACTTTTGTACCAGAACATTTTCACGTAACTGAAGTTGGAATTATCAAAAAACACTTCATTGATTGTGGTGGTGTAATTAGAGAAGAACAGGTTGTAAACTTTCAACTTTGGAACGCTAATGATTTTGAACACCGATTAAAACCAGCCAAGTTATTACACATCATTGAGCTTTCTGAATCTAAACTTGGTATTGGAGATTTTGAAATTGAAGTTGAATATCAAAGTTATACAATTGGAAAGTATGATTTGGCTTTTAACGGGAAAATATTTGTTCTTCAAGATAAAACAACAGCGTGTCTGGCTCAAGATTCTTGTGGAATTCCAACAGAAAAAATGAAAGTAAATTTGGGAGATTTAAAAAATGATGTTTCATGCTGTACGCCAAATTCAGGATGCTGTTAA
- a CDS encoding arsenate reductase ArsC, which produces MKKKILILCTGNSCRSQIAEGYMRFFAGNKAEIYSAGVETHGVNPKAVLTMKEDGIDISNHTSNHIDEYNNIDFDFVITVCDNAKERCPFFPTKAEKFHYNFPDPAKATGTDLEVKEEFRKVRQLIKKYCQDFVEKNLN; this is translated from the coding sequence ATGAAAAAGAAAATACTAATACTTTGTACCGGAAACAGCTGTAGAAGCCAGATTGCAGAAGGTTATATGAGATTTTTTGCAGGTAATAAAGCCGAAATTTACAGTGCTGGAGTAGAAACTCATGGAGTAAATCCGAAAGCTGTTTTAACTATGAAAGAAGATGGAATTGATATATCAAATCATACTTCTAACCATATTGATGAATATAATAATATCGATTTTGATTTTGTTATTACGGTTTGTGATAATGCAAAAGAAAGATGTCCTTTTTTTCCAACAAAAGCAGAAAAATTTCATTACAATTTTCCAGATCCTGCAAAGGCAACAGGAACAGATTTAGAAGTAAAAGAAGAATTTAGAAAAGTGAGGCAATTGATAAAAAAATATTGTCAAGATTTTGTCGAGAAAAATTTGAATTAA
- a CDS encoding helix-turn-helix domain-containing protein, protein MSTATKPNHIGRKISRIRELRDMKQEALAYAMGTSQQTISAIENSETIDEDKLIEIAKALGVTVEAIKSFSEENMINYFNTFNDSQGNFGDGYNSNHQCTFNPLDKVVELYERLVQAEKDKVEYLEKLLKEK, encoded by the coding sequence ATGAGCACAGCAACAAAACCAAATCACATTGGGCGAAAAATAAGCCGTATTCGTGAACTTCGCGACATGAAACAAGAAGCATTAGCGTATGCTATGGGTACAAGCCAGCAAACTATATCGGCGATAGAAAACAGCGAAACTATAGACGAAGATAAACTTATCGAAATAGCAAAAGCACTTGGTGTAACGGTAGAAGCAATAAAAAGTTTTTCAGAAGAAAATATGATCAATTACTTTAATACTTTTAATGATAGCCAAGGAAATTTTGGTGATGGTTATAATAGTAATCATCAATGTACTTTTAACCCACTTGATAAAGTTGTAGAACTTTACGAGCGTTTGGTTCAAGCCGAAAAAGATAAAGTTGAATATTTAGAGAAATTATTGAAGGAGAAATAG
- a CDS encoding RNA polymerase sigma factor: METISDNDLLKELKTGESKSYRLLYKFYFPSVASYIKQNNGNIEDAEDIFQEAIMVLFQKVKEPQFVLTSSLKTYLYAISKNLWLKKLRDTRIKIIDDEQSLSDYKKEVTFLETESENLREEKLENWLQKITSHCQNIIRALFFYEVPMQHLMVKMGWKNPHSASNQKHKCIQQIKKVKEDEA, from the coding sequence ATGGAAACGATATCTGACAATGATTTACTGAAAGAGCTTAAAACGGGAGAAAGCAAATCGTATAGATTGCTGTATAAGTTTTATTTCCCTTCTGTTGCTTCGTATATAAAGCAAAATAACGGTAATATTGAAGATGCCGAAGATATTTTTCAAGAAGCTATAATGGTATTATTTCAAAAAGTGAAAGAACCTCAGTTTGTTTTAACATCATCTTTAAAAACCTATTTGTATGCTATTTCTAAAAATTTATGGCTCAAAAAACTTCGTGATACTAGAATAAAAATTATCGATGATGAACAAAGTCTGTCAGATTATAAAAAAGAAGTAACATTTTTAGAAACAGAATCGGAAAATTTAAGAGAAGAAAAACTGGAAAATTGGCTGCAAAAAATTACAAGTCATTGCCAGAATATAATCCGAGCTTTGTTTTTTTATGAAGTGCCAATGCAGCATTTGATGGTAAAAATGGGCTGGAAAAATCCACATTCGGCAAGCAATCAAAAACATAAATGTATTCAGCAAATAAAAAAAGTAAAAGAAGATGAGGCGTAA